One Chryseobacterium wanjuense genomic region harbors:
- a CDS encoding site-specific integrase: protein MLITLKQKKLKDGRISLYIEYYKGSNTDSNGKRIHIRDFEYLKIYLYENPKSASEKKANKENEKLAEDILAIRKTEYVQGKFDIKNTSKGKRRFLEYFEEKTEEKSSSVNNYGNWYSTLHHLKKILPKNLLFEEIDPTVIKRVKDYFDKDAKTKSDLPLSLNSKYSYFNKFKACLRSAFDEGYLTINYASKVKSFEQAESQREYLTFNELQSLAKTECKYPVLKRAFLFSCLSGLRWSDINMLIWSEVRDEGEMSRVNFRQEKTDSVEYLYISVQARALLGERQDQQDRVFRGLKYGVTYNTEIVRWCNRAGIPKHITFHSARHTNAVLLLENGADIYTVSKRLGHREIRTTAIYAKIVDQKMKEAAEIIPELIIKIDNF, encoded by the coding sequence ATGCTGATTACACTAAAACAGAAGAAACTTAAAGATGGAAGAATAAGTCTGTATATAGAATATTATAAAGGATCAAATACAGATAGTAATGGTAAACGAATTCATATAAGGGATTTCGAATACCTGAAAATTTATTTGTATGAAAATCCCAAATCTGCTTCTGAAAAAAAAGCTAATAAAGAAAATGAAAAATTAGCAGAAGATATTTTGGCTATAAGAAAAACAGAGTATGTTCAGGGAAAATTTGATATTAAAAATACATCAAAAGGGAAGAGAAGGTTTTTGGAATATTTCGAAGAAAAAACGGAAGAAAAATCAAGCTCAGTAAACAATTATGGAAATTGGTATTCTACACTTCACCACTTAAAAAAAATCTTACCGAAAAATTTACTCTTTGAAGAAATTGATCCAACTGTTATCAAAAGGGTTAAAGATTATTTTGACAAAGACGCTAAGACCAAGAGTGATCTTCCGTTATCGTTGAATTCTAAATATTCTTACTTTAATAAATTCAAGGCTTGCCTAAGAAGTGCTTTTGATGAAGGGTATCTAACTATTAATTATGCTTCAAAAGTAAAGTCTTTTGAACAGGCGGAAAGCCAAAGAGAATACCTGACATTTAACGAACTACAATCACTGGCTAAAACTGAATGCAAATATCCGGTTTTAAAAAGGGCTTTTTTGTTTTCTTGCTTGTCGGGTCTAAGATGGTCGGATATCAACATGCTAATATGGTCGGAAGTTCGTGATGAGGGAGAAATGAGTAGAGTTAATTTTAGGCAGGAAAAAACTGACAGTGTGGAATATCTTTATATTTCTGTTCAGGCTCGGGCTCTATTGGGTGAAAGACAGGATCAACAAGATAGGGTTTTTCGAGGGTTAAAATATGGAGTGACCTACAATACTGAGATTGTTCGCTGGTGTAATCGTGCCGGAATTCCTAAACATATTACCTTTCACAGTGCCAGGCATACGAATGCTGTTCTTTTGTTGGAAAACGGAGCCGACATATACACCGTCTCAAAAAGGCTGGGACACCGTGAAATAAGAACCACAGCAATTTATGCAAAAATAGTGGATCAAAAAATGAAAGAGGCTGCTGAGATAATCCCTGAATTGATCATAAAGATTGACAATTTTTAA
- a CDS encoding aminopeptidase P family protein: MTSKEKVAALREEMQKNNVDAFIVYSADPHMSEYLPEEWQERAWLSGFLGSAGFVVVTKDKAGLWTDGRYYTQAAIELEGSGIDLFKDGLEGTPNYIDWIISEIPANGKVAVNALATSHANWELLSQKFNPKHITLVDLPLLKEIWKDRGTPSKNPIFVHPVERAGKSVTDKIAAIRQKMEEQEATVHIISSLDDVAWTLNLRGSDVESNPVFLGYIIITKNDAILFTGLEKLEVEARKSMDDSFVKMMPYEEFSNHLKTFRNEKILVSPNSNQSIFEALKSENQFIKAPVPGNLMKAQKNETELEGFRKVMVRDGVAMVKFLYWLTHNAGKEAMNEYSIGEKLRGFRAEGENFVGESFGSIVGYKDNGAIMHYSAKSEGSKDVTNDASILVDSGGQYLEGTTDITRTLALGAVSDEFKRNSTLVLQGMIRLSMVKFPKGTRGVQLDAIARLPLWMSGKDYNHGTGHGVGSFMNVHEGPQNIRKDMNPQELLVGMVCSNEPGFYVEGEYGIRHENLIAVKESEKTAFGTFYEFETLTFCPFFKDTIVKEILSEEEIAWLNNYHKTCEEKIAPYLEGEVKNWFLELVSPL, from the coding sequence ATGACTTCAAAGGAAAAAGTAGCTGCGCTTCGTGAAGAAATGCAGAAAAATAATGTTGATGCATTTATAGTATATTCTGCAGATCCGCATATGAGTGAATACTTGCCGGAAGAATGGCAGGAAAGAGCCTGGCTGTCAGGGTTTTTAGGTTCTGCTGGTTTTGTGGTGGTTACCAAAGATAAGGCCGGACTTTGGACAGACGGAAGATATTACACACAGGCTGCCATCGAATTAGAAGGCTCCGGAATCGATCTTTTCAAAGACGGGCTGGAAGGAACTCCCAACTATATCGACTGGATCATTTCCGAAATTCCGGCAAACGGAAAAGTAGCGGTAAATGCATTGGCAACTTCTCACGCAAACTGGGAACTTCTTTCACAAAAATTCAATCCAAAACATATAACATTAGTTGATCTTCCTCTTTTAAAGGAAATCTGGAAAGACAGAGGAACACCTTCCAAAAATCCAATCTTTGTGCACCCTGTAGAAAGAGCAGGAAAATCTGTGACAGATAAGATCGCTGCAATCCGCCAGAAAATGGAAGAGCAGGAAGCTACGGTTCATATTATTTCAAGCCTTGATGATGTTGCATGGACATTGAATCTGAGAGGAAGTGATGTAGAAAGTAATCCTGTATTTCTGGGATACATCATTATCACTAAAAATGATGCGATTCTCTTCACTGGCCTTGAAAAATTAGAGGTTGAGGCAAGAAAATCAATGGACGATTCTTTCGTTAAAATGATGCCTTATGAAGAATTTTCAAATCATTTAAAAACTTTCAGAAATGAGAAAATTCTCGTTTCTCCAAACAGCAATCAGTCAATTTTTGAAGCATTAAAATCTGAAAATCAATTCATCAAAGCGCCGGTTCCCGGAAATCTGATGAAAGCCCAGAAAAACGAAACTGAACTGGAAGGTTTCAGAAAAGTAATGGTAAGAGACGGTGTTGCTATGGTAAAATTCCTGTATTGGCTCACTCACAATGCCGGAAAAGAAGCAATGAACGAGTATTCCATCGGTGAAAAGCTGAGAGGTTTCCGTGCGGAAGGTGAAAATTTTGTAGGGGAAAGCTTCGGAAGTATCGTCGGATATAAAGATAATGGCGCTATCATGCATTATTCCGCAAAAAGCGAAGGAAGCAAAGACGTGACAAATGATGCGAGCATTCTGGTAGATTCCGGAGGTCAATACCTTGAAGGAACAACAGATATCACCAGAACATTGGCTTTGGGAGCAGTTTCGGATGAATTTAAAAGAAACTCAACATTGGTGTTACAAGGCATGATCCGTTTATCGATGGTGAAATTCCCGAAAGGTACAAGAGGTGTTCAGCTTGATGCCATTGCAAGACTTCCGTTGTGGATGTCCGGAAAAGACTACAATCACGGAACAGGTCACGGTGTGGGAAGTTTTATGAATGTGCATGAAGGTCCGCAAAATATCAGAAAAGATATGAATCCGCAGGAGCTTTTGGTAGGCATGGTTTGTTCCAACGAACCTGGATTTTATGTGGAAGGAGAATACGGAATCCGTCATGAAAACCTGATCGCCGTAAAAGAATCGGAAAAAACCGCTTTCGGTACTTTCTACGAATTTGAAACATTGACGTTCTGCCCATTCTTTAAAGATACAATCGTAAAAGAAATCCTTTCCGAAGAAGAAATCGCATGGCTGAATAATTACCATAAAACCTGCGAAGAAAAAATCGCTCCATACCTGGAAGGGGAAGTGAAAAACTGGTTCCTGGAATTGGTAAGCCCACTTTAA
- the pruA gene encoding L-glutamate gamma-semialdehyde dehydrogenase, whose translation MSKAISQVPFAVNEPVNSYAPGTPEVKSLIAQYKKMWAEKIEIPMIINGKEVKTNEKVQLQSPQDHAHDFGFYYKGTMQHVDDAINAALAAKQEWNELGWEQRAAIFLKAADLLAGPYRDVINAATMIGQSKNVHQAEIDSACELIDFLRFNVEFMTEMYSEQPVSDSGIWNRVEYRPLEGFCFAVTPFNFTAISGNLPTCMAMLGNVVVWKPSDKQVYSAKVIMDVLTEAGLPAGVINMIFTDGKDTAEKVLAHRDFAGLHFTGSTKVFQGMWKMIGDNIHNYRTYPRIVGETGGKDFVIAHPSANVEAVATALVRGAFEYQGQKCSAASRAYIPQSLWADVKKVMETQINSIKIGSPEDPSNFVNAVIDKNSFEKCKGYIDRANASSEANVAIGGKTDDSKGWFVHPTVIETTNPQYESMVEEIFGPILSVFVYEDKDWKETLQLVDSSSPYSLTGSVFAQDRYAINEAFKALENASGNFYINDKPTGAVVGQQPFGGGRASGTNDKAGSKMNLLRWTSVRSIKETFVSPKDYRYPYLG comes from the coding sequence ATGTCAAAAGCAATTTCGCAAGTACCATTTGCAGTAAACGAACCGGTAAATTCTTATGCACCGGGAACTCCGGAAGTAAAAAGCCTTATCGCTCAATACAAAAAAATGTGGGCAGAAAAGATAGAAATCCCAATGATCATCAACGGAAAAGAAGTAAAAACTAACGAAAAAGTTCAGCTTCAGTCTCCTCAGGATCATGCTCATGATTTCGGGTTTTACTATAAAGGTACCATGCAGCATGTGGATGATGCTATCAACGCGGCATTGGCAGCCAAGCAAGAATGGAACGAACTGGGCTGGGAACAGCGCGCAGCAATTTTCTTAAAAGCAGCTGATCTTTTAGCCGGACCTTACAGAGATGTAATCAACGCCGCTACCATGATCGGACAGTCTAAAAATGTTCATCAGGCTGAAATAGATTCTGCTTGTGAGCTTATCGATTTCTTAAGATTCAACGTAGAATTCATGACGGAAATGTATTCTGAGCAGCCGGTTTCCGACAGCGGAATCTGGAACCGTGTAGAATACAGACCATTGGAAGGATTCTGTTTTGCAGTAACGCCGTTCAACTTTACAGCGATTTCAGGAAATTTGCCGACTTGTATGGCCATGCTTGGAAACGTAGTGGTTTGGAAACCATCTGACAAGCAGGTTTATTCTGCAAAAGTAATCATGGATGTTCTTACTGAAGCGGGTCTTCCTGCAGGGGTAATCAACATGATCTTTACAGACGGAAAAGATACTGCTGAGAAAGTTTTAGCTCATAGAGATTTTGCAGGACTTCACTTTACAGGTTCTACAAAAGTTTTTCAGGGAATGTGGAAAATGATCGGTGACAATATTCACAATTACAGAACATATCCGAGAATCGTAGGAGAAACTGGAGGGAAAGACTTCGTTATCGCCCACCCTTCTGCCAATGTAGAAGCTGTAGCAACGGCTTTGGTAAGAGGTGCTTTCGAGTATCAAGGGCAAAAATGTTCTGCCGCTTCAAGAGCTTATATTCCTCAGTCTCTTTGGGCTGATGTGAAAAAAGTAATGGAAACGCAGATCAATTCTATTAAAATCGGTTCTCCTGAAGATCCTTCAAACTTCGTGAACGCGGTAATCGATAAAAATTCTTTCGAAAAATGCAAAGGATATATCGACAGAGCCAATGCATCCAGTGAAGCCAACGTAGCGATCGGCGGAAAAACTGATGATTCTAAAGGATGGTTTGTACACCCGACTGTAATCGAAACGACAAATCCTCAGTACGAAAGTATGGTGGAAGAAATTTTCGGGCCGATCTTATCTGTTTTCGTTTATGAAGATAAAGACTGGAAAGAAACTTTACAACTGGTAGATTCTTCTTCTCCTTATTCATTAACGGGTTCTGTTTTTGCACAGGATCGTTATGCGATCAATGAAGCTTTCAAAGCGTTGGAAAATGCTTCAGGAAATTTCTATATCAATGACAAACCTACAGGTGCAGTTGTTGGTCAGCAGCCTTTCGGTGGTGGTAGAGCTTCCGGAACAAACGACAAAGCAGGTTCGAAAATGAACTTATTGAGATGGACTTCCGTAAGAAGTATCAAAGAAACTTTTGTTTCTCCTAAAGATTACAGATATCCTTATCTTGGGTAA
- a CDS encoding helix-turn-helix domain-containing protein: MSKSFYKLLFFIVAALLTFPTHFLHHTKNFKKLFPLAEINIYKIPLPEKDYAKTVAAITVSPENSTIKSEKRSTEISIAKNIAIIILAAALVGLFVYCKSKQKKQFSKFRNIIRNHYVQINKENNSEPVKEVAEPDFSNISVEEVFKKKDDHKKRNESLMTSETETKLLELLNDFEKGSLYNNKNMSLPFLAGELNTNTKYLSYIINQHKSADFKTYINRLRINYIIDKLINEEKYRQYKISILADECGFSSHSKFAAVFKAETDFSPSSYIKLLDSENQSDKHVHFQENN; the protein is encoded by the coding sequence ATGTCTAAAAGTTTTTACAAGCTTTTGTTTTTTATTGTTGCTGCTTTACTCACATTTCCCACTCATTTTCTTCACCACACGAAAAATTTCAAAAAATTATTTCCTTTAGCAGAAATCAATATCTATAAAATTCCTTTGCCTGAGAAAGATTATGCAAAAACAGTTGCAGCAATAACGGTTTCTCCTGAAAATTCAACAATAAAATCTGAAAAAAGAAGCACAGAGATAAGTATTGCTAAAAATATCGCGATTATTATTCTGGCAGCCGCTTTGGTTGGATTGTTTGTCTATTGTAAATCCAAACAGAAAAAACAGTTTTCGAAATTCAGAAATATTATCAGAAACCACTATGTTCAAATTAATAAAGAAAACAATTCCGAACCAGTAAAGGAAGTTGCAGAACCGGATTTTTCAAATATTTCCGTAGAAGAGGTTTTTAAGAAAAAAGATGATCATAAAAAAAGGAATGAATCCCTCATGACATCCGAGACAGAAACAAAATTGCTTGAACTTTTGAATGATTTTGAGAAAGGAAGTCTTTACAATAATAAGAATATGTCCCTGCCTTTTCTGGCCGGAGAACTCAATACCAATACAAAATATCTTTCATACATTATCAATCAACATAAAAGCGCAGATTTTAAAACGTATATTAATCGTTTGAGGATAAATTACATCATCGATAAGCTTATTAATGAAGAAAAATACCGGCAATATAAGATCAGTATCCTTGCTGATGAGTGCGGTTTTTCTTCCCACAGTAAGTTTGCCGCCGTTTTTAAAGCGGAAACCGATTTTTCTCCATCTTCCTATATAAAGCTTTTAGATTCTGAAAACCAATCAGATAAACATGTTCATTTTCAGGAAAACAATTAG
- a CDS encoding DNA topoisomerase IB: protein MENSDLEIISHLNPSKIVKIMRDPEASAKAVHLVYTSDAETAGIIRKKTGKKYSYYKDGEKIKDKDEISRINKLVIPPAWENVWICALDNGHLQATGFDVKKRKQYRYHPLWNALRNHTKFYRMLQFGYALPNIRLHVEQDLALRNFEKRKILALIVSLMQRTNIRIGNNAYEKLYGSFGLTTLKVKHVKINGQKITFSFKGKKGVMHNVDLKSRRLARLVQKCKDIPGKELFQYYDDEGNRHSIDSGMVNEYIKEISGEDFTAKDFRTWSGTVSALIAFKEIGYAETHAEYKKKVKEALEIVASHLGNTSTVCRKYYVHPLVINLYENNTIKKYLDELEEIEQNDGKAGLTQEEKLVLKILENEKM from the coding sequence ATGGAAAATTCAGACTTAGAAATCATTTCCCATCTGAACCCTTCTAAGATTGTCAAGATTATGAGAGATCCGGAGGCTTCTGCAAAGGCGGTACATCTAGTATATACTTCCGATGCAGAAACGGCCGGTATCATTCGGAAAAAAACCGGAAAGAAATATTCTTATTATAAAGACGGCGAAAAAATCAAGGATAAGGACGAGATCTCAAGAATCAACAAACTCGTTATTCCCCCGGCTTGGGAGAATGTCTGGATCTGTGCTTTGGACAACGGACACCTTCAGGCAACGGGATTTGATGTAAAAAAGAGGAAACAGTATCGTTATCACCCTCTATGGAATGCCTTACGAAATCACACAAAGTTTTACAGAATGCTACAGTTCGGATACGCTCTTCCGAACATCAGGCTTCATGTGGAGCAGGATCTGGCTTTGAGGAATTTTGAAAAGAGGAAAATCCTGGCATTAATCGTAAGTTTAATGCAGAGAACCAACATCCGGATCGGAAATAATGCCTACGAAAAACTCTACGGTTCTTTTGGTTTAACGACTTTAAAAGTTAAACACGTAAAAATCAACGGGCAGAAAATTACTTTTTCATTTAAAGGTAAAAAAGGAGTCATGCACAATGTCGATCTGAAAAGCAGAAGATTGGCCAGACTCGTTCAGAAATGTAAAGATATTCCCGGAAAAGAGCTGTTTCAATATTATGATGATGAAGGCAACCGCCACTCCATCGATTCGGGAATGGTGAATGAGTATATTAAAGAAATCAGCGGGGAAGATTTTACGGCAAAAGATTTCAGAACCTGGTCGGGAACGGTAAGTGCATTAATTGCTTTTAAAGAAATCGGCTACGCAGAAACCCATGCGGAATACAAGAAAAAAGTAAAAGAAGCTTTGGAAATTGTAGCTTCCCACCTCGGAAATACAAGCACCGTCTGCAGAAAATATTACGTACATCCTTTGGTAATCAACCTTTACGAAAACAATACCATTAAAAAATATCTTGACGAGCTTGAAGAAATAGAACAAAATGACGGAAAAGCAGGCTTAACCCAGGAAGAAAAACTGGTGTTGAAGATTTTGGAAAACGAAAAAATGTAG
- the mnmE gene encoding tRNA uridine-5-carboxymethylaminomethyl(34) synthesis GTPase MnmE, with product MNNDTICALATANGVGALGIIRVSGNEALPIVQKSFPAKNLEKQKSHTIHYGYFVDGEEAIDEVMLSIFLAPKSFTTENSVEIAFHGSPHIGKRILETLIKNGARMAKAGEFTLRAFINGRIDLSQAEAIADVIASENEASRKVAINQLKGGITNEISLLRTDLLNFVSLIELELDFAEEDVEFADRTALVQLLNKIELKLNSLIESFQYGNAIKNGTAVAIIGKPNAGKSTLLNALLKEERAIVSNIAGTTRDTIEEVLHIKGHAFRLIDTAGLRETMDEIEAIGVKKAKEKVENANVLVYLADAGTEDFSEDIEMIKSLLRDDLKLIICATKIDEVIPTQYEKVEEIFRNEISQEFDFIKISAVENQNIQDLKNELSSYVEQLKTEENNVVITNQRHFEALRKSLAAVHKVKEAITFQISTELLAYELRNALEHLGEISGEVTNDEVLGNIFSKFCIGK from the coding sequence ATGAATAACGATACCATTTGTGCACTGGCTACGGCCAATGGAGTGGGAGCTTTGGGGATAATCAGGGTTTCCGGAAATGAGGCTTTACCGATAGTTCAGAAGAGTTTTCCTGCCAAAAATCTGGAAAAACAAAAATCGCATACCATCCATTACGGATATTTTGTGGATGGCGAAGAAGCGATTGATGAGGTAATGCTTTCGATTTTTTTGGCTCCGAAAAGTTTTACGACAGAAAATTCTGTGGAAATTGCTTTTCACGGCTCGCCGCATATTGGAAAACGTATTCTTGAAACCCTTATTAAAAATGGAGCGAGAATGGCAAAAGCGGGAGAATTTACGCTTCGTGCTTTCATCAACGGAAGGATTGATCTTTCTCAGGCTGAAGCCATTGCAGATGTCATTGCCTCTGAAAATGAAGCTTCAAGAAAGGTAGCCATCAATCAGCTGAAAGGTGGAATTACCAATGAAATTTCGTTGTTGAGAACCGACTTGCTGAATTTTGTTTCGTTAATCGAACTGGAACTGGATTTTGCAGAGGAGGATGTGGAATTTGCGGACAGAACGGCATTGGTTCAATTATTAAATAAAATTGAATTAAAATTAAACTCCTTGATTGAAAGTTTCCAATACGGAAATGCCATCAAAAACGGAACAGCGGTTGCCATCATCGGAAAACCGAACGCCGGGAAATCAACCTTATTGAATGCTTTGTTGAAAGAAGAAAGGGCGATTGTGAGCAATATAGCCGGAACGACAAGAGATACGATCGAAGAAGTTTTACATATTAAAGGTCATGCTTTCCGTTTGATTGATACCGCAGGATTACGGGAAACGATGGACGAAATTGAAGCCATCGGAGTGAAAAAAGCCAAAGAAAAAGTGGAAAACGCCAATGTTCTTGTTTATTTGGCCGATGCGGGAACAGAAGATTTTTCCGAAGATATCGAAATGATAAAATCTTTGCTGAGAGATGATCTGAAACTGATTATCTGCGCCACAAAAATCGATGAAGTGATTCCGACTCAATATGAAAAAGTGGAGGAAATTTTCAGAAACGAGATTTCTCAGGAGTTTGATTTTATTAAAATTTCCGCAGTTGAAAACCAAAATATTCAGGATCTGAAGAATGAATTGTCTTCTTACGTTGAACAATTAAAAACTGAAGAAAATAATGTGGTGATCACCAATCAGCGCCATTTTGAAGCTCTACGAAAGTCTCTGGCTGCTGTTCATAAAGTGAAGGAAGCCATTACTTTCCAGATTTCAACTGAATTGCTGGCGTATGAACTTAGAAATGCCCTGGAACATCTTGGCGAAATTTCAGGTGAGGTGACGAATGATGAGGTTTTGGGAAATATTTTTTCTAAGTTTTGTATCGGAAAGTAA
- a CDS encoding helix-turn-helix transcriptional regulator, whose product MENDRILSKLNRIEKYIIGLKDILNTDELSDYTGFKKSYIYKLVHHNLIPYSKPNGKKLFFDRKKIDIWLLSNSFKSSQEIERNALDFIVKHNKMK is encoded by the coding sequence ATGGAAAATGATAGAATCTTAAGCAAGCTCAATAGAATCGAAAAGTATATTATTGGTTTAAAAGATATCCTGAATACCGATGAATTGTCAGACTATACGGGATTTAAAAAGTCTTATATCTATAAATTGGTTCATCATAACCTTATTCCTTATTCCAAACCTAACGGTAAAAAATTATTCTTTGATCGTAAAAAGATAGATATTTGGTTATTAAGTAATTCCTTTAAATCTAGCCAGGAGATTGAAAGAAATGCATTGGATTTTATAGTAAAGCATAACAAAATGAAGTAA
- a CDS encoding DUF6526 family protein: protein MESQSYQNHRKFYPPHHFIYLPLLILLEVFGIWKIFNDEPNKLIWILFSIVIFLLFYLAIMIRQHYALGLQNRLVRLEFKQRYFELFGQRSDEVESKLGFDQIAALRFAYDDEFKELLYKALHENISGNEIKKSIKNWRADHHRI, encoded by the coding sequence ATGGAAAGTCAGAGTTATCAAAATCACAGGAAATTTTATCCGCCACATCATTTTATTTATCTTCCATTATTAATTCTGCTGGAAGTTTTCGGGATCTGGAAAATTTTTAATGATGAGCCTAATAAACTGATCTGGATTTTATTTTCGATTGTTATTTTTCTGCTTTTCTATCTGGCAATTATGATCAGACAGCATTATGCGCTGGGACTTCAAAACCGTTTGGTAAGACTGGAATTCAAACAAAGGTATTTTGAGTTATTCGGCCAGAGGTCTGATGAAGTTGAAAGCAAGTTGGGATTTGATCAGATTGCAGCATTGAGGTTTGCTTATGATGATGAATTTAAAGAGCTGTTGTACAAAGCACTTCATGAAAATATTTCGGGGAACGAAATCAAAAAATCCATCAAAAACTGGCGAGCAGACCATCACAGAATTTAG
- a CDS encoding thioredoxin family protein, protein MENPQMKALWIFFIYLFENKLYLYPKNNTVIKKILFVAFTAIGLLTYAQGIKFEENKLSEILAKAKKENKLVFIDSYTSWCAPCKIMAKKIFPLQSVGDYYNSNFINAKFNMEKGEGIAIAKKYNVKVYPTYLFLDGDGKEIHRTMSSMDEQEFIQLGKDALDPSKQITTLKRRFDAGEKDPELLKSLIQLTNDDDAYNPKVFKRYFTVKPEIDKEDAMMLFTSINGTDDSRYQLLQENKSKIIQLISQENFDEYNKFVILKGIRKKAYEKSKKLDEKVFLAEAQKFFGKEEAEKILFNEKISESLENKNYAAYEKMVLDKYKDNYSNEEPLELAYVAQNFLNHIKTRSSLEKALLWSSDAAKRNPHSMTFFTLAGLYNKLGDKTNAKIYAEKALEEAKKAKYQSEDLNADIQKLLDSLK, encoded by the coding sequence ATGGAAAATCCACAGATGAAAGCTCTGTGGATTTTTTTTATTTACTTATTTGAAAATAAATTATATTTGTATCCTAAAAACAACACAGTGATAAAAAAAATCTTATTTGTTGCCTTTACGGCAATAGGACTTCTTACTTATGCACAGGGAATCAAATTTGAAGAAAACAAACTTTCTGAAATTCTTGCTAAAGCTAAAAAAGAAAACAAACTTGTTTTTATAGATTCTTATACTTCTTGGTGCGCTCCGTGTAAAATAATGGCAAAAAAAATCTTTCCGCTTCAATCTGTAGGTGATTATTACAATTCCAATTTTATTAATGCAAAATTCAATATGGAGAAGGGAGAAGGTATTGCAATTGCAAAAAAATATAATGTAAAAGTATACCCTACTTATTTATTTCTGGACGGGGATGGTAAGGAAATACATCGGACAATGTCTTCTATGGATGAACAAGAATTCATTCAGCTTGGGAAAGATGCTCTGGATCCTTCTAAACAAATTACCACTCTCAAAAGAAGATTTGATGCTGGAGAAAAGGATCCGGAACTTCTAAAAAGCCTTATCCAGCTGACAAATGATGATGATGCATATAATCCTAAGGTCTTTAAACGCTACTTTACCGTAAAACCTGAAATTGATAAAGAAGATGCAATGATGCTATTTACTTCTATCAATGGTACAGATGATAGCCGCTATCAACTACTACAAGAAAATAAATCTAAGATCATACAATTAATATCTCAAGAAAATTTTGATGAGTATAATAAATTTGTAATACTAAAAGGCATTCGAAAAAAAGCATATGAAAAATCAAAAAAACTTGATGAAAAAGTCTTTTTAGCAGAAGCACAAAAATTTTTCGGAAAAGAAGAGGCTGAAAAAATTTTATTTAATGAAAAAATAAGTGAATCACTTGAAAATAAAAACTATGCAGCTTACGAAAAAATGGTTTTGGATAAATATAAAGATAATTATTCTAATGAAGAGCCTCTTGAGCTGGCCTATGTCGCACAAAACTTTCTAAATCATATCAAAACAAGATCGTCTTTAGAAAAAGCATTGCTATGGTCTTCTGATGCAGCAAAAAGAAATCCACATTCAATGACTTTTTTTACTTTAGCGGGTCTCTATAATAAGCTTGGAGATAAAACTAATGCTAAAATATATGCTGAAAAAGCTCTTGAAGAAGCAAAGAAAGCTAAATACCAAAGTGAGGATCTTAATGCTGATATTCAGAAATTATTAGACAGTTTAAAATAA